GATGTCTCGTGAGTTAGTTCTGAGCTGTGTGATTAGATTTGATGATAACCTtatgataactaatctaatcaaATTATCTATGTCTGATTTCGACTGTATTCTGGGAATGGATACTTTGACGAATTACCGAGCcactgttgattgtttccatagAGTTCTTAGATTTAGACCATATTATGGCAATAAGTGGAACTTTAATGGTAATGATTCTCAATCACACATTCCATTAGTGTCAGCGATGGAAATGTTTAAACTGCTATCGGCAGGGAATGAAGGATTCATGATTTATGCAGTTGATGTGACACATGAAAAAATGTTGAAAG
This genomic window from Primulina huaijiensis isolate GDHJ02 chromosome 7, ASM1229523v2, whole genome shotgun sequence contains:
- the LOC140981599 gene encoding uncharacterized protein, yielding MPGGVIAATTLLLDTVSVSTPAGVYLMSRELVLSCVIRFDDNLMITNLIKLSMSDFDCILGMDTLTNYRATVDCFHRVLRFRPYYGNKWNFNGNDSQSHIPLVSAMEMFKLLSAGNEGFMIYAVDVTHEKMLKVLDIPVVKDFPDVYPDEILGFPSQRKIDFSMS